A genome region from Magnolia sinica isolate HGM2019 chromosome 8, MsV1, whole genome shotgun sequence includes the following:
- the LOC131253356 gene encoding uncharacterized protein At4g19900-like codes for MKLKKPSIKASKISSLLSFDSSVLHHESSPPHLLFSIIQIPFLSLLSFMSFPHHEKKSLCIMFKFSSLFSTLSLAAFLLLLLLAISAFSNFSLHSVAFRSKRPTWVFPFDKARVQFKSNSTPAVLLSVEEEVWENYVRDPGPVLPPINVTIEERIKWFIENINEFKIIRSNGLTQKFAARAQEFFDDGCEARFFMTWISPVRLFGHREFLALESLFKAHSFGCLMILSTTMDSRRGSQVLKPLVDAGFRVIAVTPDLPFLFRNTPAGAWFNELKKGNVDPGEIPLAQNLSNLLRLAVLYEYGGIYLDTDFIVMKKLTALRNSIGAQAIDAETGNWSRLNNAVLIFDKQHPLLFKFIEEISLTFNGNKWGHNGPYLVSRVVARVAKRPGYNFTVLPLMAFYPVDWTKIGGLFKRLENLVTSRWVAAKLLQLSGETYAIHLWNRQSNNLKIEEGSVMGRLISDHCLFYLANCCFFQTRIMKNMRQQRKREKPKRSKRYTEISGS; via the exons ATGAAGTTGAAAAAACCTTCAATAAAAGCCTCCAAAATCTCCTCACttctttcctttgattcttccgtCCTCCACCATGAATCCTCTCCTCCCCATCTCTTATTTTCTATAATTCAAATCCCCTTTCTGTCTCTTCTCTCTTTCATGTCTTTTCCCCACCATGAGAAGAAGAGTCTCTGCATCATGTTCAAATTCTCCTCCCTCTTCTCCACCTTATCTCTTGCAgctttccttctccttctcctcctcgCCATCAGCGCTTTCTCCAATTTCTCACTCCACTCCGTCGCCTTCCGATCGAAAAGACCCACTTGGGTTTTCCCCTTTGATAAGGCTCGGGTACAGTTCAAATCGAACTCTACGCCTGCAGTTCTGCTTTCGGTAGAAGAAGAGGTCTGGGAGAATTACGTCCGAGACCCAGGTCCTGTTCTTCCTCCCATTAATGTCACGATCGAGGAGAGGATCAAATGGTTCATAGAAAACATTAATGAATTCAAGATTATTCGATCAAATGGGTTGACCCAGAAATTTGCAGCGAGGGCTCAGGAGTTCTTTGATGACGGGTGCGAGGCCCGGTTCTTCATGACATGGATTTCACCAGTGAGACTGTTCGGGCATCGGGAATTCCTCGCCTTGGAGAGCCTCTTCAAAGCTCATTCTTTCGGGTGTTTGATGATTCTTTCGACGACAATGGATTCCCGGCGCGGGAGCCAGGTCTTGAAACCTCTGGTGGATGCTGGTTTCAGAGTGATAGCAGTCACACCAGACTTGCCATTTCTGTTCAGAAACACGCCAGCAGGGGCCTGGTTTAATGAGCTGAAGAAGGGGAATGTTGATCCAGGCGAGATTCCATTAGCTCAGAATCTATCCAATCTGCTACGACTTGCAGTCCTATATGAATATGGCGGCATTTACTTGGACACTGATTTTATAGTGATGAAGAAGTTAACAGCTTTGAGGAACTCGATCGGGGCCCAGGCCATCGATGCAGAGACTGGGAATTGGAGCCGTCTGAACAACGCGGTCCTGATTTTCGATAAGCAGCATCCTCTCCTGTTCAAATTCATTGAGGAAATCTCACTCACTTTCAATGGAAACAAATGGGGCCATAATGGGCCGTATTTGGTTTCAAGGGTGGTCGCAAGAGTAGCCAAGAGGCCTGGATATAACTTCACTGTCTTGCCACTGATGGCCTTCTATCCAGTAGATTGGACTAAGATAGGTGGGTTGTTCAAGAGGCTGGAGAATCTGGTTACGTCGAGATGGGTTGCTGCGAAGCTGCTTCAACTGAGCGGAGAGACCTACGCAATTCACCTATGGAACCGACAGAGCAACAACTTGAAAATCGAAGAAGGGAGTGTCATGGGCAGACTCATATCAGATCACTGTCTCTTTT ATCTAGCAAACTGCTGCTTTTTCCAGACGAGGATAATGAAGAACATGAGGCagcagaggaagagagagaagccAAAGAGGAGCAAGAGATATACAGAGATTTCTGGTAGTTGA